The DNA region CGCTGTCCCTCTCGGTCCGCGTTGCTGGAGAGCATGAGGCCGAAGAGCTGGTGCCCGTCCCGCCCGACCACCAGGAGTGGCCGGTCCTTGCCCCGGCTCGGGTCGTCCTCGAACGGCACCCACGCCCAAACCACCTCACCCGGGTCCGGGGCCCCGTCGAGGTCCGGCGAATAGGCCAGCATCCGCCCACCCGGCGGCTTCGGGCGCGCTCGGCGCGGTCGCGGCTCCACCAGCCGGTCGAGCAGTCGCGAGGAGATCCGGGCCAGGTTCACGGAGCAAGCGTGCCTGGTCCCGTGCCCGGGGGCGAGCCGGCACCCCGTGCCGCCGCACCATGGAGCGCAGGACGCTCCGTCCGCTTTGACCCCCGGGTCGCGCTTCGATACGACGAGTTATGCGCTCTTGATCGTCCTCTTCGGAGAAACGCTCCTGACGCGACGTGTCCTCGCCGGAGTTAGGCCCGTCAGCGCGATCGTCTCGTCGCCCTTGACCACCGTAAGCTCGAGTCGGCCGCCAACGGCGGTGATGTACTGCTCGAGCACATCGAGTGTGACGTTCCGGGCCCGTTCAATGGCTGCGATGCGAGGCTGACTCACCCCGATCCGCTTCGCGAGCTCCCGCTGTGACAACCCGGCCTGTTCCCGCAATGCGGTCAGCCCCGCAGCAAGGCGCAGTTCGTCCTCAATCTCCTTGACCCGGTCAGCGGCACCGGGAGTCGCGAGGACCTTCTTCTCGTAGCGCTCCATGTCACTCATCGCTTCCTCAACTTCTGCTCTCGTCCGCCGACCCCTTGTTGGCCAAGGCCGCCTGGTGTTCCTCGAAGCGCTCATCTGCGACCGGAATGTTGCGGAGATACCAGCCCTTCCAGTCCTCGCTCTTGTCTCCGCCGACCAGGAGAATCGCCCTCCGCACCCGATCGAAGGCGAAGAGGACCCGCACCTCCGTGCGACCTGTCGAACCCGGACGCAGTTCCTTCGTGTTCTTGTGCCGGCTTGCCACCACGGTGTCCACCAGTGGTCGACCGAGTGCAGGACCGACGTCGCGGAGCACCCTGACCGCCGCCAGCAGTGCTTCCGCGTCTGCCTGGTCGAGCTGCTCAGCCCACTCCCCGCAAGCCGGATGAAACTCGACGATCCAACCGGGTGATAACGATACCATTATCGGACCCCCACTCCGGAGTGTCCACCATCAGCCGGCGGTGTCAACGATCTGCCGAGGCACCGACAGAACCGGCGGGCCAACGCACAGGTGGGGGCGGGTGGGACTCGAACCGTTTGTGCCGCAACCGCCTTCCGGGCACGCGGCGGCGGAGCAACCATTTGGACCCGGAGCCCCGGGCCTTGGTGGGAGTCGCGCCCTGAGGACAGGGTGCCGGGTGAGGTGGCGGTGGCGAGGGTGACTCCTCCGCCCGCCCCGCCAAGAGCGCCAGACGTCCCGGCCACCATGGCTAACCTCCACACATGCGTATGCACATTGAGCTGGACGACGACCTCGTCGCCGAGGTCGACCGGCTCGCCGGCCCACGCGGGCGGAGCGAATTCGTCCGCGACGCGCTGCGCGCCGCAGTCGATCGCCAGTTGCGGGCCCAGTCGTCACGGCGGGCCGCCGGCACGGTCGACGACGGTCACGACTGGGACTGTGATTGTCCGCCCGATTGGCCGGCGATACCGCACCGCTTGATCAGGAGTACAGCGACTCGACCACGTCGCTGTACTTGGCGGCCACCACGCGGCCGCGGACTTCCATGGTCGGGGTGAGTTCGTCGGAGCCGGCGGCCCAGAAGCCCGGCAGGACGGCGAACCGCTTGACCTGCTCGACCTTGGACAGGGAGCCGTTGACCTCGTCGACGTACGCCTGGATCTCGGCGCGGAGCTGAGCATTCGCGGCCAGGCTGGCCAGGTCGCCGGCCACGCCGCGGGTCCCAGGCCAGGCGGGAGCATTTCATCGGGTCGAGAACCATCAGCGCCGCGACGTAGGGCCGGGCATCCCCTATGACGACCGGCTGCGCGATGAGCGGGTGCCGGGACAGCAGATCGCCTCGACGAATAGCCCGGCTATCGTCCGGCCCGCGACCTGCTCGCGTATCTGCTCGGGAGAGGGACTCGTACGACCTCGCTGAATCGTCAGAAGCGGGTGGAGCGACGCCTCAGTACAGGCGGATCTCGCGGCGCTCCGGCACATCGACCTCGAGCAGGGCGCGACCTGCCCCGTCCGCGGTGACGGAGTCGACGCCGGCCCCGGTGACGGTGTACCGGCGATGAGGAACGAGTCGTTCGACGGCGACCACGGTCCGCACCGGACCCGAGCCCGGCCGGAGGACGAGGTCGAGCGCTCGGCCGTCGGTGACCGCGCGGGCCACGAGGACGTCGGGGTAGGCGACCTCCGCCAGCGCCGGTCCGGTCCGCCAGATCGACGGCGGGCCGAACGCGAGCATGTCCCGCAGCGCGCTGCGGCGGCCGAACCGCGCCAGGGCCGCGTAGCTGTTCGCCCAGACCGAGGCGCCCTCGTACCGGCGGGCACCGTTAGCCGTGACGGCCTCGCGCTCGGCGAGCGCCGCCTCCGCGGCCACCGCATACTCCTCGTCTCCCAGTTCCCGCGCCGCCATCGCGAGCGCGCTCCAGGCGAACGCGTCCGAGCCAAGGCGGTAGTTGCCGGGGTCGACCCGGCTGGAGACCAGCGGCGCGAGGCGAGCGCGGCCGTCCGCGCCGAGCGGGAGATCGTGCCGGCGTAGCAGCCACCACGAGCGCTGAGCCAGGTCGGGGTACGGGGCGTGAAGCCAGTACACCGCGGTCGTCTGAGCCATCGGGCCGGCGAAGATGTTCCAGGACAGCCCGAGGAGCTTGTTGCGGATGCCGATGACCTTGCCGTCCGGTCGGCAGAACTCGGTCTCGACGGCCGTCCGGATCTGCTCCTCGCGATCGGCGAAGTAGCGCGTCCCGTGCACGGTGTCGTGCGCCAGGATCGTATTGATCCCGAAGGTGTTGCAACCGGTGTAGATCCAGTTCGGTTCGCACGGGAACAACGTGAAGTCGCTGAGGCCGAAGTTGCGGTCGACCATCCGGGCAAGGTCGCCGAAGCTGTACGCGTAACGCCGGTCCCGGCCCTGGAAGCTCAGCGAGCCGGGCGCGGAAAACGTCGTGTCGTTCATCGCCTCGTACATGCCGATCTGGGTGCCCCAGTAGCCGGTCAGCATGATGTTGTCCGGGGTGTCGACGGGGTCGGCGTCGAGGCGCAGGTTCCCCCATGCGTTCTCCAGCCGCCAGTACGACCACACCTCGGGGCGGAGCATCTTCAGGACGAGGTTGCGCTGGGCCTCCTGCAGGTAACCGGTGAAAGCCGGAGTGCGCGTGAACTGCGACATCGCCAGCGCATAACCGACGGCCGTGGTCTGGTAACGGGTCGCGGCCTCACGGAACTCGTCCAGGTCATCGAAACCTTGGAAGCGGTCCAGCGGCTGCAGCCCGAGGTCAAGCAGGTGCCGTAGCTGTGCGAGGTCCGTCTCGCTGTGCTCGGCGACCGGGACTCGCCCCTCGATCGGCGGCGTCCCCGTGACGACGAAGCGAGTCCGCGCGAGCTCGGCGTTGAGCGCAGCGCCGCGACGGACCTGGGCCGCGTGGCGGAACCGGTGCAGCAGGGCGAAAGCCGCGAACGCCGCCGGCATCAGCGCCAGCGCGAGCACACGACCGGCGGTGTGCCCGGTGTCGGCGAGAATGCCCGCCAGCACAGCACTGCCAATCCACACCAGCGGCGGCAGGAGCACGATCCCGATCGACCACCACAGGAACGTCGCCACGACCAGCGCGAGCAGCGTCGCGACGGCGGCGAGGACCTGGCCGCTGAACAGGAACCCTCCGCCTGGCAGGGCCAGGCCGAGTCCGGCTGCCTGCCACCCGGTACCGGCGCCGACGAGACCAGGCAGCACCGCGAGCAGCCACACCGTCAGGTACAGCAGCAGGGCGCGCTGCAGCCGTCGCCCGGCGACCGGTGGCCAAACCGAGGACGGGCGCGGGATCAGGACGACGAGCAGCCGGTCGCTGCTCTCGCGGGTGACAGCAGTCATCGAGCTCATCTCCGGGAGAGGGCGGACACCCTCGGTGCGAGCACCGGACGGACGACGCGGCGGCGCCGGTCCAGCAGACCGGCGATCACCAACGGCAGACCGAGGGCGGGGAACAGCACACCGACCGTCCCGTGGCCGACGGCGAGCGCGTGCAGCAGGTGCAGGTCCACGAGGGCGAGCGTTGTCCAGGTGACGCCGACGAGGACGAGGACGGCGCTGTGTCCGTCCTCCGGCCGACGAGTGACGCCCGCGCGGGTGGCGAGGGCCAGCCCGACCGCGACCACCGCCAGCAGCGGAGCCCGAACGAGCAGCGGGGTGCCGCCGGCGCCGTGGTGATGGCCGTCCGGCGTGCCGGCGAGCCAAGCGGTGACGGCGACGACTGCGAACCAGACCGTAGCGGTCGACACCGCGACCGACACCAGCGGCGCCGGCCGCGCCACCACGCGTTCGGTCGTGGCCACGGCCGTGTCGGTAACCGGAGCGGAGCCCGGTCCCACCCGCCGGGCCGGGGGCGCGAAGCCGGTGATTTTCGACGTCCGCCCCGGCAGTACGGCGTTCCACGCCGTACGGACGGAGGCGATGAGGATCGCGACGGCCAGGCAGCAGGCCATCAGCTCACGAATCCCGCGCCGACATACTCGGCGAAGACGTCGCGGTTGGCCAGCTCTTGGGGTTCGCCGCAGAAGGCCACACGACCGTGGTCAATCAGGTAGACGACGTCCGCGACCGCCAGGGCGCGCTCGACGTATTGCTCGACAAGCAGGAGTGACGCGCCCTCAGCGGCGAGCCGCTCGAGGAAGGCGAAGATCTCGTCGACGATCTTCGGCGCGAGACCCATCGACACCTCGTCGAGCAGGACCACCTTGGGCGACTGCACGTAGGCACGGGCCAGGGCGAGCATCTGCTGCTCACCGCCGCTCATCGTCCCGGCGAGCTGCGTGAGCCGCTCCCCCAGCCGCGGGAAGGCGTCCACGGCGCGTTTCAGCGCTTCGTCGTGCCGCCCCGGCTTCGCGAACAGGAGGAGGTTGTGGGCGACCGTGAGGTTCGGGAAGACGCCCCGCCCCTCCGGGACGTGGCAGATTCCGCGCCGGGCGAGATCCTCCACGCGCAACCCGGTCACGTCATCACCGTCGTGCTCGAGCGTGCCCTCGGTCAGCGGGATCAGACCGCTGGCCGCACGCAAGAGGGTCGTCTTCCCGGCACCGTTCACGCCGAGCAGTGCGACCACGCTGCGGTCGGGCACCGTGAGGTCGATCCCGTCGAGCACCGGAACCCCGGCGTACCCGGCACGCACTCCACGCAACCGGAAGCTCATGCCAACACCTCCAGCGCATCGGCCGCTCCGTCGGCTCCGAGGTACGCCGCCCGCACGACGTCGCTCGCGGCGACCTCGGCAGGCGTACCCTCGAAGATCGGCCGCCCGAAGTCGAGGACGTACAGGTAGTCGCAGACGCTCATCACGAGCGCCATGTCGTGCTCCACCAGGAGGATGCCCAGGCTGCGTTCGACAATCAGGCGGCGCAGGATCGCTCCGAACTCGGTGGTCTCCCGGCCATCCAAGCCACTGCTGGGTTCGTCGAGCAGCAGCACGGAGAACTCGCCCGCGACGACGCGCGCGAGTTCGACCAGGCGACGCTGACCGGTCGAGAGATCCGCCGGCACCCGATCGAGCAGGTCGACGATCCCGCACACCTCCGCGGCTCGCTCGGTGCGGCGCCGGATGTCGGCGGCGTCCCGTGGTCGCGAGACCACCAGCCGCCACGGCGAGCCGCCCGCCAGTCCGGCCTCGCGACCGAGGTCGAGGTTCTCGCGGACGGTCAGGCTGTCGAACAACTCCATGCGCTGGAACGTCCGCCCCAGCCCCCGTAACGCGCGGGCGTGCGGCGGTTCGTGCGTCACGTCGGAGCCGTCGAACAGCACCGTCCCGGAAGTCGGCCGGGCGAGCCCGGAGCACATATTGAACGTCGTGGTCTTCCCGGCGCCGTTGGGCCCGATGAGTCCGGTCAACCGGCCCCGGGGTGCCTGGAGACTCATCCCGTCCACCGCGACGAGTCCACCGAACCGCATGACGAGGTTGCGTGCCTCCAGCCCCTCGACCCGGGCGTGCACCGCACTCATGACCCACCTACCCCGACGGCGTCGCGAACTGGGCGGTCACCGCGAGACTGCGGCGGCAGGACTCCGTCCACCCCCGCCAACGCCTCGCGGGTCCGGGTCCCGGCGGGCCCGACCGTCCGGTCCGCGGAGACCTCGGTCCACCGTTCGAGCAGCTTGCGGAGCTGACCGTTCGAGTTGACCGCGACCAGCACGGCGGCGAGGCCGAAGGCGACCTGCAGCAGCGAGTTGGCCTTGTCGTTACCGACGTAGAGCGGCAGGACGGTCAGCAGGATCGGGCCGACGACCGCGACGGTCACGGTCCGCCGCCCGGCGATGGCCAGGACGGCCAGCGAGATCAGCGAGTTGATGTACGGGTACGCCTCCTGCGTCGTCGAAACGAACAGCGATGCGTAGAGCGCGCCGGACAGACCCGCGAGAGCTCCGCTGATCACGAACACGATCACGCGCGCGTTGCGCACGCTGGTCCCCAGGGTCGACAACGCGACCGGGGAGTCCGACATCCCGCGAAGGATCCGTCCGAGCCGGGTGCGCTCGATGAGGAGCACGAGCGCCACCGCACCCACGGCGAAGGCCATCAGCAGGTAGTAGAACCGCGTTTCGCCGTCCAGACCGAACGCATCCGGCCGAGCCGTGGCGACCCCGCTTCCGAAGAACCACGACTTGCTGTAGGCGTACTGCGCGAGCAGTACCCCGAAGCCGAGCGTCGCCAGCCCGAGGTACAGGCCGGACAGGCGGATCGCCGGGACCGAGACCACCAGCGCCGCCGGCACGCACCACAGAACGCCCACCAACACCGCGAACAACCAGGGCAGGCCTGAGCCCTGCGCGTGGGCGAACCCGGCCGCGCCGATCGCCACGAAGCCGACCTGGCACAGCGAGATCTGGCCAGACGTCCGCACGAGCAAGTTCAGCGAGGCGAAGAGGATCACCTGCGTCGCGGCGATCTGCCAGGCGGTGATCTTTGTGCCAACGACGTGCGGGACGAGCAGTGCCGCGAACAGCAGCACGCCGTAACCGATCCGGCGGGCCCGGGCCGGCATCCGACTCACCGGAACGCCCCGGGCACGCAGCTGGCGACCCACCTCGACCAGCCGCCCGGGCCGGCTGATCAACAGCACGAGGAAAAGGACGAGGAACGGCGTGTTGGTGTCGAGGCCGGACAGCGATTCGTGCGAGCCGGCCTCCTTGCTCACGATGTTCTGAATCAGACCGACGAGCAGACCACCGCAGTACGCGAGCGGGACGGACGTGAACCGACCGATCGCCGCGGCCCCGAACGCCTGCACGACCAGCAGCGACAGGATGTAAATGTCGAGCTGCTGCTGGACGGACGCGAACAACAGACCGGAGACGGCGGCGAACACCGACCCGATCAACCAGGAGATCCGCCGCACCTGCACCGGCGACGTCCCGGCCATCGCCAGAAGCGACGGATCGTCAACCACACCGCGCATCGCGACACCAGTACGGGTGGCACGGAAGAAGAGGGTCAAGCCGACCGCGGCAACCACACCGACGGCGAGGTCGACGATGTTGTCCATCGTCACCGCGTTGCCCTTGATCGTGAACACGGACCCGGTGGGGAGGAACGGTTCGAACGGCCGGGCCTGCGTGCCGTAGGCGAAGTTCGTGAAGGAGATGATCGCGACCAGCAGCCCGACGGACCCGACGATCTTGTAGGTCGTGGTCACGTTCGCCAGGAGGGCGGCGATCCCGCCGAGCCCGAGGCCGAAGACCGTCCCGAAGCCCACGACGACGAGCAGCGCCGCGATCGGCCACGGAACGCCGGCCTGCTCGCGGAGCGAGTAGAACAGGAACGCCGATAGCGCGCACTGCGCGCCGTAGGCGATGTTGAACAGACCGGAGGTCTTGTACGTCAGGACCAGTCCCATGGCGGCCAGCCCGTAGAGCGAGCCGGTCGTGATCCCGACGATGACGTAAGGGATGTAGTCGTTCACGCGCACACCCCGCAGGTGGCGGCCTCACGCACCTGCGCCGGGTCGAGCGCGACCGCGTCCTTGCCCACGACGAGCTGGCAGTCGGGACGGTGGGCGCGATTCAGCCCGACGACCGCGACGTGCGGCTCGGCCCCGACGACCCGGCGCACACCAGACGCCGCCGCACGGCGGTCCCCGACCTCCTCAAGCACGCGCACGAGCCGGTCGGCGGTGGTGCGCTCGAGGACGCGGACGGCCTTGAGGCCCAACCCCAGCCAGAGCCCGCCGGCGAGCGCCGCGCCGACGACGCACCCGAGGCCGAACACCACCCAGGGCTGCTGGTCGGCAAACCGCGCCTCGTTGCTCACCTGCATCCAGCTCACGGCGATCCCGCCGAGGCCGAGCACCCAACAGATCGCGACGACCGCGTTCGCACGGTCGGACCACGGGGACGCGACGACGGGGCGGCCCGGCGTGACGCTCGACGTCACGGTCGACCATCCGGGGCGGAGGAGGCGTAGGCCGGGTTGACCGCCGCAGCGACGTGCCCGTTCTCAGCCGACCGGTCGGCCAGCCGCGCCTCGATGTCGGCGACCTTCGCGTTGAGGGCGCGCAACTGGCGCCATTCGTCGCGGAGGTCGGCGGAAAGCCACATCGCCACGGCGAGCGCGACGAAGTAAAGACCGAGCAGACCGTCGGAGGCCAGATAGGGCATCTGCTCCGGCAGATACGGGGTCCCGCTGACACCGATCCAGCCGGCGACGAGGAACCCCAGACCGAGGAGCGCCGCGGCGACGGCCGCCGCCCGATCCCACTGCACGCGCAGAAACTTCAGGATGACCACAGCGACCTCACTCGGAGCAGACGAAGGGACAGGGCGGCCCCGCCCCCGACCAGCGCGACGACGACGAGGGCCACGTAGGCGAGCCCGGCGTCCCCGCGGGTGAGGCCGGCCAGTGTCAACACATCGCCCACCACGGGGACCGTGGCCGGCGAGACACCACTGCCGAGACCGGCCACCGGCACCGCACCCGGGACCCCCGCGAGGTCCGGGCCGGGGGCCGTGCCCGGCAGGAGTGGCGCGTCGTGCCCGCCGGCTGTCCCCGGGGCCGCCGACCCACCGGCCGTCAGGCCGGAGTCCGACGCCCAGACGGGGGAGAGTGTGACGTTCGCGATGGAGCGGCCGAGCAGGTAGGTAATCGGGACCGGCCCGGTGAACCCGGAGGGGTTGGCCGGGATGTCGGCGGTCGTGTAGGCGAACGTCAGCACGGGCGCGGTGATCCCGGTGGCGGTCTCCTCCGCCGCCTGGAACGTGACGGCCAGTCCGGCCTGTTTCAGCGCATCAATCACGACCTGCGCCGGCAGGGTGTATGCCTCCTCCTTGCCGTCCGGGGTCGGCAACGTGATCGAGAAGTTGCCGTCCCGGAACCCGATGTCGGTCGCCGGCACGGTCTGCCCACCGAACGGCACCGGGATCGGGGGCAGGGCGACCGGCGGAGCCTGCGGCAGGCCCGGCACGGGGTTGGGCAGGGGAATCGACTCGGGGGTGGTCTTCGGCAGCGTGATGTTCGTGCCGGGGATGGAGAGCCGCGCGATCGACAGCGAGGCGCGTCGTTGCAATTCGCCCGTCGTGCCGTCGGCCTCGACGGTCGCCAGCGACTCCACCCCGCGCAACGTGAGGGTGCCGCCGATGTTGAGCGCGTCGATGGTAGAGCGCGCCCGGGAGACCACGCTGCCGTCAGATCGCTGTTCGACGTTCGACACCGATGTGGCCCCGGCCGCGGGCTGCCCGACGACGGCAGAGGCGTCGACCTGGTGGGCCCCGCTGGTGCTCTTCAGCGAGACACCGGGGAAGTTCACCTCTTGCGGCTCACTGCCCAGGTCCGAGGCCGCGATCAGCGGGTACTCCGGCGTCGGGAACCCGACCAGGGCACCGGCGATGCCGGGCAGGCCGGCCACGGTCGTTCCGGGGAACGGGAACGAAGCGAAGCCGCTCGAGACCCCGACGTCGGTGAGACGGACAGACGTGGTCGGGCCGGACCCCTCGAGCGTGAGCCCGAGGGGAATGCCCTGGTTCGTCGCGGTGACCTGGACGCCGTACGCGCTCGCGACCGAGTCGAACGAGGGCATGGAGTCGGCGCGGGCGACGTCAGTGCTCAGGACGACGACCGGCACGGCCAGCGCGCCCAGGGCGACGACGGCACCGGCGCGCTGCGCCCGGCGACGGT from Sporichthya brevicatena includes:
- a CDS encoding type II toxin-antitoxin system PemK/MazF family toxin, which gives rise to MNLARISSRLLDRLVEPRPRRARPKPPGGRMLAYSPDLDGAPDPGEVVWAWVPFEDDPSRGKDRPLLVVGRDGHQLFGLMLSSNADREGQRHWMHLGAGAWDGQQRPSWIRLDRVLDVQEKGVRREGAILDRARFDKVAAELRRSYGWK
- a CDS encoding helix-turn-helix domain-containing protein; this encodes MERYEKKVLATPGAADRVKEIEDELRLAAGLTALREQAGLSQRELAKRIGVSQPRIAAIERARNVTLDVLEQYITAVGGRLELTVVKGDETIALTGLTPARTRRVRSVSPKRTIKSA
- a CDS encoding type II toxin-antitoxin system RelE/ParE family toxin — protein: MVSLSPGWIVEFHPACGEWAEQLDQADAEALLAAVRVLRDVGPALGRPLVDTVVASRHKNTKELRPGSTGRTEVRVLFAFDRVRRAILLVGGDKSEDWKGWYLRNIPVADERFEEHQAALANKGSADESRS
- a CDS encoding ribbon-helix-helix domain-containing protein, whose translation is MHIELDDDLVAEVDRLAGPRGRSEFVRDALRAAVDRQLRAQSSRRAAGTVDDGHDWDCDCPPDWPAIPHRLIRSTATRPRRCTWRPPRGRGLPWSG
- a CDS encoding ABC transporter ATP-binding protein, which produces MSFRLRGVRAGYAGVPVLDGIDLTVPDRSVVALLGVNGAGKTTLLRAASGLIPLTEGTLEHDGDDVTGLRVEDLARRGICHVPEGRGVFPNLTVAHNLLLFAKPGRHDEALKRAVDAFPRLGERLTQLAGTMSGGEQQMLALARAYVQSPKVVLLDEVSMGLAPKIVDEIFAFLERLAAEGASLLLVEQYVERALAVADVVYLIDHGRVAFCGEPQELANRDVFAEYVGAGFVS
- a CDS encoding ABC transporter ATP-binding protein, which gives rise to MSAVHARVEGLEARNLVMRFGGLVAVDGMSLQAPRGRLTGLIGPNGAGKTTTFNMCSGLARPTSGTVLFDGSDVTHEPPHARALRGLGRTFQRMELFDSLTVRENLDLGREAGLAGGSPWRLVVSRPRDAADIRRRTERAAEVCGIVDLLDRVPADLSTGQRRLVELARVVAGEFSVLLLDEPSSGLDGRETTEFGAILRRLIVERSLGILLVEHDMALVMSVCDYLYVLDFGRPIFEGTPAEVAASDVVRAAYLGADGAADALEVLA
- a CDS encoding ABC transporter permease yields the protein MNDYIPYVIVGITTGSLYGLAAMGLVLTYKTSGLFNIAYGAQCALSAFLFYSLREQAGVPWPIAALLVVVGFGTVFGLGLGGIAALLANVTTTYKIVGSVGLLVAIISFTNFAYGTQARPFEPFLPTGSVFTIKGNAVTMDNIVDLAVGVVAAVGLTLFFRATRTGVAMRGVVDDPSLLAMAGTSPVQVRRISWLIGSVFAAVSGLLFASVQQQLDIYILSLLVVQAFGAAAIGRFTSVPLAYCGGLLVGLIQNIVSKEAGSHESLSGLDTNTPFLVLFLVLLISRPGRLVEVGRQLRARGVPVSRMPARARRIGYGVLLFAALLVPHVVGTKITAWQIAATQVILFASLNLLVRTSGQISLCQVGFVAIGAAGFAHAQGSGLPWLFAVLVGVLWCVPAALVVSVPAIRLSGLYLGLATLGFGVLLAQYAYSKSWFFGSGVATARPDAFGLDGETRFYYLLMAFAVGAVALVLLIERTRLGRILRGMSDSPVALSTLGTSVRNARVIVFVISGALAGLSGALYASLFVSTTQEAYPYINSLISLAVLAIAGRRTVTVAVVGPILLTVLPLYVGNDKANSLLQVAFGLAAVLVAVNSNGQLRKLLERWTEVSADRTVGPAGTRTREALAGVDGVLPPQSRGDRPVRDAVGVGGS